The DNA segment CTTTTATTCTCCGCCGTTGCTGTCTTTTGCGTCTTCGCGGGACTGGCGTATCGTTCTATTCCCAACCTATTTAAGTGCTTTTTTGGCTTTTATTCTCGCCCCGTTTTGTGGATATCTTCTGGCGTCTCTGTTCTCAGTGAACGCGGGCTATATCCTGGCGGCAGTCATAGTCCTGAGTCACCTGGGTTACGAAGTGCTGCACTTGGCTTATCACCAGCCCGAAGGACACTGGTTTCACAACGTACCGGGGTTGCGGGAGTTGGCCCATTTGCATCGGATTCACCATCGTCGGGAGTTGATGAAAACCAGCAATTTTAATTTGACCCTTCCCCTGTTTGATCTCCTGCTGGGTACCTTTCACTGGGAGCCCAGGGATACCTTTGATGGCCCTGGCAAGTAAAGCTCCGCTGACAGGGTATCACTCGGTTTCCTCAAAGTGCCTGCTTCTCTTTTATAGGTTCAACAGTGATGGAAAAACACTGTTGGTATATTGCCCTTTTCTTGTCGAATCGCTGGCTATTCGCCACGCATGTCATATTCAAATTGAACCGGA comes from the Microbulbifer sp. MI-G genome and includes:
- a CDS encoding sterol desaturase family protein, encoding MLQLHDVITFRKRYREAVRSHYNGWFHLTAIVLICLGVSGYCIVLVDALRLGELLAVPLGILLYNFMEYAAHRWAGHKKQKLTRLFYNRHTGDHHSFYSPPLLSFASSRDWRIVLFPTYLSAFLAFILAPFCGYLLASLFSVNAGYILAAVIVLSHLGYEVLHLAYHQPEGHWFHNVPGLRELAHLHRIHHRRELMKTSNFNLTLPLFDLLLGTFHWEPRDTFDGPGK